The DNA window TATCATTCACATGTAGTGTCTCACTTTAGAGTGATAATGGAGAGTCTGCATGCACTATCTGGAAAAGGAGGTAGGATGTAGAAGACACTCTCCACTCAGACTTCTGTTCCTTTGAATGAGGTTGCACCAATTATTCTTTTTCCTTCCCTGAACCTTATGGAAGCAAGAGCACAATTTGGACCTGGGACTATTAATGAATGAATAACAATTTTAGAATGCCCTAGTTTATTGTATTTTCATGATCTTTGTGCCTcaaaaaaaattatgcacattttctagaaaaatacattaatattaaTTGGATAATTGTTTTCAAAGATCTTCTCTATGAATAAAAGCTTGACTTGGTCCTGAAATGTGAAGCTCTGTTTAAAGAAGTATTGAATCAGAACGTACAGTCCTTATTCTCTCAAAACTCTTGGAGACTTTGATGAAAGTTTGGCCTGAATAAGGATTCTAAGAGTCAACCCATGGCTTTTTTATTTCCTGTTGATGGTAGTGTGTTTAATTAATCAGGACTTTTCAGTGTTCCTATTATGCTGCTTGAGGCCATTTGGCTTTCTGTGGCCTATTGCTAGATTATACCAGGGTTTTTTGCAATCCTGCCTTATTTCTTCAACTGCCTCTTCACAAGAGCCCTTTCTGTACTTCCAAGCCTCAGTTACAGCAATTTCTCTTCACGTAAGAAGTGAATGATTCCTCACAGAGAATTTATATTGGTTATGACATACCTGCTTTaccctaaatatatatttttaattaaagggtttttggcaaaagtgggagGTGACAGGGACATgcaataagaaaaataaattcccatGTCTATTTCAGAGAAAATGTGAGACAGCAGAAGCTATCTTTTTATGTTTCAATATTGTAATACCTACAGATCTGTAAATGACAGACAATTCCATTCCTGATTTCTccctaagtgagctgtagctcatgaaagcttatgctctaataaatttgttagtctctaaggtgccacaagtactccttttctttttgcgaatacagactaacacggctgctactctgaaacctttgtttagGTAGTAGCATAGGCCCATAGATCTGAGCTGAACATATCCAAACTGGACTTTAAAAcactcctgatttttaaaatataataaaaaaaacctcccaTCAGGTAGTCTGGGGCTATTGAACAATACTACCAGATAAGCTACATTCGCTCACTCAGCTTCAGTGCTAGAAGCCTCTCATCCACCACTGAGCGAAACCCAATCTATATAATCACCTTTCAGGCAAAAACCTATGGGACTGAGTGTCAGACTTTTGTGAATGGGTGTGGGAATGGCATTTCAGAGCTAAAGTCCTGCAACTAACAAAATCCTGCCACCAGCCCCCCATTTTTTAAGTCTAGTCAGTATTAGTTCAATTACATCAGGTGATCTCAACTGCTGTTATGACAGTTGGAAAAACAGACTGTTTCTCAGGGACGCGGACCATGACGCTTTAGCCACAAAGTACATCTGTCATGGTAGATCCCCTTGCACTCAATTCCCTCCTGCTTCTTCCAATAATTCATTCATCAACCAGAGTATTATGCCATTTCACACTCTTGGGGGGATAGTTTATTAAGCTCTTAAAGAATACCTTCTGCCCCTTCGCCCCCAAGCCCTTCCTTTTTTGGGCTCCAACTCATCCTTATTCCATGGCTTCAGATTCCAGCTGTCCCCAGTGCCCTCCAATCCAGGTCACTCTGCCAGTCCCTGGCCTCTCTGGGAAATCTTTTCACTATATCCCCTCAAAGTCCTGAGCTCACAAACATTTTCCCCTTGATTCCAGGGCTCCTTCCTGGAGCTGTGTTGCCATTCAGGTAGGCTTCCCCATAACCATAACCAACATCCAGGTTGTGTTCTCACTCCAGTGAGCCTAGACTCACAAAATACTTCCCCTCGTTCTGGGACTACACTGTAATTCAGTGAATGCATCCTTAATACACCATCATCCAGGCTCTGGTTGCTATTCCAGGTACCTCTCTCCTAACTCTATGCCCCTATGGCTCTTATCCCCCAAACCAAATGCCTTGGAATCACCTAACAGTTTATTTTCCCTAGACATACTAGAGAAGCCTATCTGCTTCTTACAGCTTTTCAGCTGAGTTCTTTCTGGCTTTTATGAGAACCAGCTGCTCTTCAAGCTATCACTTTCTCCCTAGCACCACTGCACTGATTAGTCACAGGTGGGACTAGATCTATCTCCTCTTTGAGCATCCATCACTGTCTGACAGAGGCTTTTTAGGTTAATGTTCACACAAAATTTAAATGTCTCTCTTTCGGTATGTAAACAGGACATGTTCTCATTATATTTCTAAACTTAGCTATAgttacaaaacaaacacaaagagtTAGAAAGTCCTGAAGTGTGTAGTGTATTTTAAGAGATGACCTGCTAAAGACAGTTGAAAAATGCTTCCTTTCCTCTATAATATTATTTATTGCTGTTGCTACACTTGAATAAACACTTgatgaatgggggaaaaaaatccccacaACATCATAGCATATTCTACTGAAGTACTAGTCagtaaaataagcaaaaataagTGAATTACTGTTTCTTAAGTCTTAAGACTAGCAGGTCCATACACAAACCCCAATAAATAAATCACTGGGAGAAATATTCTAAAATAAGCAGGATCTAGGAGAATAATGTccttacatttttttaagtaaGCAAAATAGAACCTCTACCTGATTAATGAGTACAACAAGAGTAAAACCTCTGCTTTTGATAATCCCATACTACTGTGAGGAAGAATATATTACCATAGGCTCACTCCTGAACCCACTAAGTACAGGATCTTGCAAGCTGTTGTGCACATGTGGACCCCTGCAGTCTTGTAGGGCCCCATTGAGATCATGAGGCTGTGCAAAGGCCAAGGGGTTTCCCGTCATGGGTACCGAGTGGGTAACCAATGGAATGTGGTCTGTCCCATATCCTTTCAAATAGCTTTTTTATCCCCAATGGTTCCAAATCAACTAGGTCAGTCTCCTTAAAGATATGCCTTTAGCAGagctattctatataggtttttataccacactcatcactgtagtatcacATCGTCTTCCAGAATGAACCCAAAGTCCCGTGACACTGCACCTTTTTTTTTATAGTAATAAGTTCCCATACAAGTCTCTGGACCTTGCTGTGTTACATCGGAGCTGTTCAAGATTGCTCCAGTTAGCATTATTTGGATTGTTACTGGGAGTTATCTGCAGCTGTTTCTTATTTCGTCCCTCTAGCTCCACTCTTTATCTTGTCCTTGGGCTGTGTGCCTTTGCTTTAGGGTCATCAATCTGCCATCCGGGTGAAAGATGGCGCCTCTCGACTCCTCCACTCCCTTCTTGACCATCTGGCCCAGCTGTCCTTTGTCAGTTCATTTTTTACTCACACCAAACAGTAAATAAGGCAATTACAGCCATAAAACATCTATCCTTTTAAGAACACTTATTAACACAATCAGTAAAGAATAAACTCAGaacaatttcttcttactatTCAAGTAGCTAGCAAAATGGAGTATAAAGAAACTAAGCAAAATGGAGTATAATTTTACTTGAGACAATTTCTTCCCATTAGGCTTTTGCTTACACATTAACCAACGTGACTAtaacattatctgattaaaatatgaccatgcaaaTCATTGTTTCTATCACAGTTATATAATTGCAATGAAACTTATACAAAGtgtgatgcatggccagaaagggttaagcatcctgcaggataaatgacccAGAGTCAACCTTGAGGGACACATTAGAAAAGTATAcgaatggtaattagggccagtccatgttagataggctagaactctgaagtgcaaacctgtattgttagagaattaatGATACTAATTATATGTGTTTACTTGTATCTTGTTatatgttagccatgtaaacagacagttcctgtctgtcactatagctattgattcagagatcaaaagggaatattaacatttagatgaatcttgggtgaaataatgtcattgtttatctgtctctttaaagtttgcGATAAACTGCCCAATGgataaattgccttatgttaatctgtgtagctaagtaccagtgatgcttaggaaataggtctaccTCAAAGTGTCCATGATTGCCTATTGTTCGCCTAAGAACTCCGAGCTGTTGagagaaggcctggaactgtataaaaaccccttgggtcctgatcctgttatgtcagatctgcttgatgcttcatgcaggggaagcttaagcCATAAGGCTGAGATCTCCAGAGTCCTgtctggatcaccctgaatatgaacattggaATATAgtctatggactaattctgagaGAACTCTTttcaactacaaagctcaccatctctactatgaatctgatctcagaactgtactcatgtctcTATGTATATTGATCTCTTAACCAATATTctatctcttttcttttttaataaatcttagttttTAGTTAATAACAATTGGTTGTAAACATGTATATTGGtaaaatctggaatattcattaacctggaagGTAATGTGTCTAATCCTTTGGGATTTatagaactttcttatatgatgaataagattttcattaatcattctcatatttgacttgggtgtccaGTGGAGGCCTAAgactgggttgctttaagggaattGTGTTGCTGACTTCTGGGTTaccagtaaggtattatagaagctgttttgtgctggtttggtaaatctaagtattggactATTCACCAGCTCTGGGGATTGccctattctttgcagttcaccttaacTGAGTGACTTCAGCGTGGCTCCCTGGGACCCCAGTCACAGTGACTTAACATTTGTTGTTTgttcccgcctcctcccccacacccagctaaagAAGCACGTGCAGTAAAGCGCCTTGTTTTGGtaaggttttgttgttgtttttcaataGATATATCTGTTGCTATGTACTTTGATAAGACTAGGTGAAAGAAATGCAACTTGCACTGGAAGTCAAAAGCAGTGAAGTTTGTGATAGTTATTTTTTGGGTGATTTCATTCCATAGGCTTGGACCAGCCCCAGAGAAGGTTctctctcctgcacagacaagctttattCTTATTGTGTTTGGGTTGAATGCTGCATTCATCTTCCCCCATCATCTCCTATTTGTACAGTATGAGAGACTATCTAGTGAAtcaaagattttttccccttcttctgttAATATAAACCTAGCAACTTAATAGCATTTGTATTTCATGTCACATATAAAAAGGACAACCTATATATTTCAATTAAGTTCCTTCAGTAAGAGGCTCTCTTAACTGCTTTGTATGTTTATTCTTATTGACAATTTCCATTCCTCAGGTGCTGTAATGATAGTAGAAAATCAGTTAGACCACAATGGGTGAACTGTAACTATAATTAAAATGGTGCATGCACTTTTTGTGATATTACAAACAGATATACAAGATGTTTGAACTCTAGTGACATGTTAATTTAAGTCATAAATAAATGCATATGCactaaaattaaaacaagtgTGTTTCCAAATTATAGATGAAAAGTATGGACATACATTGCACAGGCAATTAGACACAACACTTTGTTTCTATTTTTCCCAAATCTTTAGAGGAAATGTTTGATCACAAATATAGTGCAGCTCAGTTACCTGGAAATAAGTTACAGAAGTTAACCTAGCAAGAAGGATGTCAATAAGCATGGCTGGAGATAGTCACAGAAGAACCAGTCCTTACTTAGCATTTTTGTTTTTGGCTGAGCATGAATATGTATATCTATTCATATCTCCTCTTATTTCTTCTGCAAGTGGGTGAGAAATTATTCTATATCttactttaaatattttgattgtcTCAAACTCTGTTAAAAGACGAGCATTTGGGTTGAACACTGCATTCATCTTCTCCCAGGATCTGCTATCTGTGCACTATGAGAGAGCGTCTAGTGAAGATAGCttttctgctgcagctgctgatATTCACCCACCCATTAGCGATATGCACCACCCACCATTTTTGAGTATTGGTAACAGGCCTCCATTTATCTGAAATAATTTCTAGTCAGttatttttgttcaaaaacaTAATCTTCCTACCAAATACCAAGAAGCAGATTATGCTTCTTTACCATACTGAATATACATTATGATAGGGTAAAATTTTCTTCTGTGAGCTACACTGCTGCTCACTTACACACAGGGCAGATCATAGCTACATATTCTGAGTGCAACCCATGTATGGGAACTCCCATTGTCAACAGAAGAGACCTAAGTGTACAATATGTATTACAGATACATATGACAGATATGAGACCCCACCTGTACTTCTGAGAGAAACTATACTATTTAGATAACTATTGTTTTCAATGCTTCCTCCATGCCCCCATCTGTAGTGTTAATCTAATGTGACCTAGGCTTGAATAGTTTCAATCTGAAAATTAAGCAGCTAGATCAAAGAATGAAttatttccccttttccccagAACTCAGATTTCTGTCTTAACAATGGAATTGGTGGACATGACTTACCTGTGGAAAAGAGTGTTAAGAATagctaaaggaaaaggagtacgtgtggtaccttagagactaacaaatttatttgagcataagctttcgtgagctacagctcacttcatcagatgcgtgagctgtagctcacgaaaccttatgctcaaataaatttgttagtctttaaggtgccacaagtactccttttctttttgcgaatacagactaacacggctgctactctgaaacctaagaatagcTAAGGCACTGAACATAATGAAAAGTGATCTAGAATTCTGAGAGGCCATATTGCTACTAAGCTAAGGAGgaacatgacacacacacactgcactttAGTTTTGAGAACCAGAATTTCAAAGGGGTTTTGAAACTGCACTGAAGGTTTTTATGTATATAAGCCAAGATTGTTTGTCTAAAGATTGTCGAAAAAGAGAATTTAGCAGCAACTTTCGGAAGGAAAAGGATAACCTGGGATATTTTCTGTGAACAGAAAAAATATCCTTAAAGGAATGATGGGCATCTCCTTTCCTTTGCACTCCAAGTGAGAATTTCAGTGGCTGAAAAGCATCCTCAGCCTCCAACTATGGAGTCACTCCAAACTAACATCATGTTCTAAATTGCCCTTTCCTGCCCGCCAAACTCAGAATTGGACCTTGCTCTTGATCTACTTTTCCAGAGAAACTAGCGATATGCTGGTTGTTTAGATAGGAGCCATCTCTCAGCTCAAGGTTGAAGCCTCCCATCAGCCATCTGTCATCTGaccataaaaaacaacaacacaacagCTTCTTCCTTCTCTTAGTTTTTCTCTGTTTTTGATTAGTGAAATTCactaaataaaaactaaaaactatGTGAGTAAGCTGAGGATGTTTCATTGCAGTTCAGTTCAGCTTTCCATCATTTAAGGGTTAAGAAAAACTGGATTATTTGGATTTGGACTGGGCCAGATCATTATCTGGTTTAAATTAGCATCAATCAATAGAAGTCAATAGAACAAAGCAGAACATTAGAGGATGGGTGGTTATTACGGAGTTAAACCTCAGCCCATGAGAAAGAACCTTGAAGTTTAGCACTGGCAGTAGTTTAGTACTAGCAATAGGGTGCACCAAGTAATAGCCAGGTAATCTATAAACCAAAAGAATACTCTGAGAAATGTCTCATTGAGTAGCAAATGCATTTAGGAAAGTTTTTCTCCCTCTTCACAGATTCCTGATGCTGCATCTGCTTTCCCCAAGTGAAATATTTATAGATGTGCTACAGCTTGTGCTCATTGTGGCCAGTATTATAGAAATTAATTTGAGGCAAAGGCAAGACCATTTCTTGCCTGGTGTAAAATTCATCTTCACTCCACTGGAATCGGAATGCAACCTACAATTCAACAGCTGAACATAAAGTGAAAAAGTCACGTTGAATTAATTTGGCTTTCATGTAGACTTCATGCACTTCTATACCAATTTGGTATTAGCATTTAAGGGCATTTTTAAAGTGTTACTTCAGTGTACATGTATATAATGTGAATCTATATTAAAATTGCAAATAGCTGAAGTCATTTTAGACCCAGCAATTGGGAAACAAATGTCTTCAATCACAAAATTTATTCTCAGTGTATTTTCAATTTCCTGAATTTTCATAAATTCAAAAGCTTTACATATTTTAGCTATTTTAATTCTATTAGTTATTATAAATCTAAGCATACATGAATTTGCAAAACTGGAGGAAGAATTAAGCAGCTGTATAATACCGTGggttcttttattttattattggcaAAATTAAAAGAATCTTTGAGGCTCACAAATAATTTTTGTGCAAAAGATTAGAAATGTGCCGGACATTTGCATCATCTGCAGCATAAGGAGTGAACTATATAGTCATAGATAATGTACTTTGTAAAAAGATTGAAAAGAGATTTGTGCATGAAATTTTCCAAATCCATTTTACAGCTGCTATTTTGCACAGCCCACATTCtatcaaaataaaacacaaacttgTATTTCAAGGAGCCTGAAAACACATCTCCTACACTCTACAGTTGTTTAGTTGACATAGACAACCCCTAGTGAAATCTGTAACTCAGTGGAGATATCTGCCAATTGAACAGACACAGATGATGCACATAAGATTCATACAAAAGTGCACTAACAATAAGCTTTTGCATATAAAACCATCCCTTAAGAAGAGATTGTGCTTGAAACTATTTTATAGCtacagtatttttgtttgttatgtTTAAGAGGCACTGCATAAATACTAAGTTAGTCACCTAATGCACTTAATATTTCTCAATTGAGGACTTTTGCAGCTTTACTCTATGTCTAGGTGCTGATTATACTTTGGTTTGCTTTACAGTAGTAACATTGCACTGGCAACACAGGTGATACTAAGAGGAAAGCTGGAGATACTGCCAACTGGAGGATCGAAACAAATAGTTCACTCTTTTACTTCTTTTCATGCTTCTTCGTTAATTCCCCTCTCTCTAACTGCAGACGCACACTGCTGTTTACTTTCTTCTCCTGTTGTTGGCTTTCctgagagacttgctgaactgcCTGCAGGATGGCAGTTTGCACAATCTGTTTGCTGGCATTCTGTAATGcaacttcttcttcttcatttccAGATTTCTCacctacaaaaaaaaagtttgaaaaaaaggaATTTAAGACACCTGCTATAACAGGAGGTGATCAAGAAAGGTGGATCTATCTACAACATTATCAGAGTCAACACAGCCTTCAGCAAGAATGAAGAGGGATGGCTTGTTCCTGCATAGATCCACCACCTGAATGGAGGAGGGGGTGTGCGTCAGATAGAAGTGCTACTTAAATGTGGAATGGCCACATGTTCACTTGGTAGGTTGAGAGCGGAGGAGCATTCCACCAACCCTCTTGGGCAACAATTTACTTGGGCTATGCACTTGGATGAGGATTTAGACTTAGCATGTCTGACACCTTTTCCTTTACTGCTATATAAAGAAAGACTATGCTTCTAACAGTTTATTTACctttaataaaaagaaccccCACCAAACCCAACTCCCGCTGACATCAGTGTCAacatttccattggcttcagaaattaaattattttaaggtGTAAACTGATTAATCTTTAACAAACTACacctgcaaatatatttgcataaaaaGTTACTTACCTTATAAGTGTTGCTCGTGAGGGcacagatgtgtattccactttGGTGCATTTGTGCCTAGTTCCCCAAGAGTTGGAGACTTTTTTTCCCTGCAGCAGTACCTGTCACTGTCGGGACAGTGTATACACCCTGGGTCTCCTCGTGGTCCTTCCGAGGCTGTGTAAGGGTGGTGCTACCCTAATCCCCCCACCTCAGTTCCTTTGGATATAGAGATAGAGATATAGACAAAGATTCCAGGGAACAGGGGGTGGAGAGTGGAtcatggaatacacatctgcacccacatctaaaagaacaacagttacagaacaggcaagtaattattttttcttcaaatgtttGCAGATATTCATTCCACTTAGGTGACTCTCCCCCAGTATACGCTTAGATCTTGTTAAACAATGACTATAATATTAATTTGCCAAAATTTTCATCTGGTCTGGATGCAGTTATGATGGCATAGTGATGCATGAATGTATATAGTGAGGACCACATGGTAGTCCTACAAATGTCCAATATAGGAACATCCTTCAGGAAAGCAACTGATGAAGGTGGAGCCCCTGTGGAATGGGCTGAGAGTCTTGGAAGAGGAGTGTCAGCTATCCAATATGCTGTTGTGATCCAGGAGGTGATCTATCTTGAAATCGTCTGCATTGAGACTGCTTGCCCTTTCATACAATTTGGATAGGACACAAAAAGACAAGGTGATTGTCTGAAAGTTTTAGTCCTGTCCAGCTAGAAGGCAAACACTCACCTAACATCTAAGATATGTGGAAAATCCTCATCCTTATTAGAACGTGGCTTAGGAAAGAAAACCAGAAGTTATAAtctctgatttaaatcaaaaacGGACACTACTTTGGTTAAAAACTTGGATGTGGCCTCAGGACTATCTTGTCCTTGAAAAATATTGTGTAAGCACAGCCCATTATCAAAGCTTGCAGTTCAGACACTTGCTTGGCTGATGTAATGGCTATGAGGAAGATGGTCTTCTGTCGTGGGCCAAAAGTAAGCAAATGCTCAAACAGCAGGCTCCTAAGAGCTGCCAACGCAAAGTTAAGGTCCAGGTCAGCACCACATCCTTAAGAGGTGGAAAAAGGCACATCACTCCCTTGTGAAATATAGTCCCTGGAACTTGGAGAATACCAAGCCCCTGGGACTGGGGGATAGATAGCTGAGATTGCTGCAAGGTGAACTCTCTAGGGAACTCATGTAAAGGGCTGAGgatttcaaattaaaatggtACTCTAGAATGTTCTGGATCCTTGCCTCCGAAGGTTGTAGCTCATAATCAGAGGGCCATACGGAAGACCTTTTCTCCTTAGCCATGTAAGTTGTCCTTGTTGACCGCTTTCTACTGTTAAGCAGAACCTCTTGAACTGCCAAGGAACATGACTTCTCCTCTTTGTCTAGCCACTCACAAGCCGTGCAATGAGGAGAAGGCTCTTGAGGTCTGGATGCAGTTTGTGACCGTACTGCTGTGGCAGTAGATCctggaggagaggcagaggctgAGGAAAGTAAACTGAGAGACCGAAGTCTGAGAACCAGCACGGCCTGAGCCATGCCAAGTCTATAAGGATTAACTTGACTTGAACTTGTTTGTTTGTGAATGACTGGAGGATCAGGGGAAAGCATACATTAGATCCAGTCTCCACTCCAACAAGAAGGCATTGGTGAGAAAGTCTGAACTATGGCCCACTTGAGAACAAAATGGATGATTCTTCCTATTGTCTTTTGTAGTGAACAGATTGACTAAGGGAACACGACATGTTCAGAAGATGGACTTCAGCATGCTGTTCTTGAGAGATCACTTGTGACTGTGGGAGAATCTCCTGTGAAGGAAATCAGCCAACTGCTTCTGAGTGCCAGGTAAATGTGCCACTACAGGAGTGATGTCCTCTGTGATGCAAAACTCCCaaaagctcattgcttcttgatAGAGCTGAGTGGAGCAAGCcccatcccctgttgttcagATAGTACAATGCAAAGGTATTGTTGGTCCAAATTCAGACCATCAAGCCCCCTGATATGAGAAAGGCAGACTCAAGAAGCTCTGCGAATCACCCAGAGCTCAAGGACACTGATACGCAGATTGGACTCTTCCTCCAACCAAAGCACTTGAGTTTGTGAGAACCCCAGCCTATTAGAGAGGCACTGATTACAGTTGTCACACCCAAGGTTGGGTGAGAAAAGGGAATAACTACACATGCATTGTCTGGGGTCATTCACCACTCCAGGGAACATATTACCACAGACGGgagctatttaagccagaaggcagcacagaaagtAGTCTGAGCAACTAGGTAAATCCATGGATGACTGCTATGGTGGACTCTCATTTCACTCCTGAGCCCTACCTTGTTCCTGATTTCTGCCTCTCTGTCCTATTCCTGGTTCCTGCCTTATTCCAGATCCCTACTTCTCTGCCTCACCCCTGCTactgactttggctctgacccttggcttgattCCTGACgccagctctgacccttggttTGACCTCTGGCTCTGACCCACACCTCTGATTCCTGGCTCCTGACTCCTACAGTGACCATTAGGCCTGACCACCACTGGTCTGACCACTTACATCCCAGCCTATGACACCAACCTGTTCAGGTTGTGACTGGGTGATAGACAGAGTTCAACCATGAGGCTATGTGTCCCAGAAATCTCAGGCAAGTCCGAGCTGTGGTGGACAGAAGAGATCTGAAGAACTTGCACAATTTGTGAGTCATTTAAAACCTGTGAGGAAGAAAAGAAGTCAAATTCACAGAACTGAGTAGGGCCCCAATGAACTTGAGCTTCTGAGCTGGAATAAATAGTGACTTTTTCCTTGTTCAGAAGGAGTCCCAGATGACTGAAAAAGCAGATGATTAACCTGATGTGGCCCaaagcctgatcctgtgaagCACCTTGTACCAGCCAATCATCCAGTTAAGGGAAGATGTGGATATTGTTCTTCCTTAAGAAAACCACCATTACCACTGAATATTTGGTGAATACATGAGAAACC is part of the Dermochelys coriacea isolate rDerCor1 chromosome 2, rDerCor1.pri.v4, whole genome shotgun sequence genome and encodes:
- the AKAIN1 gene encoding A-kinase anchor protein inhibitor 1, with amino-acid sequence MKQESIRQLFLSEKSGNEEEEVALQNASKQIVQTAILQAVQQVSQESQQQEKKVNSSVRLQLERGELTKKHEKK